The Micromonospora sp. NBC_01740 genome includes a window with the following:
- a CDS encoding DUF4097 family beta strand repeat-containing protein, which translates to MPTFDTPTPISATVDLVVGDVQLTATDRTDTHVEVRPSNAATEADVRAAEQTRVEYADGRLVVRSPRQRGFGLFGKPGSVDVTIGLPTGSHLHGDASVAAFRGSGRLGSCRVRIATGDIQLEQTADVDLDTSAGGVRVGQVTGAARISTGSGRIQVQQVDGDAVVRNSNGDSWLGTVTGEVRVKAANGETTVDRAHGPVTATAANGDIRIGEVSAGTVSVRTAAGGLDIGVRSGTAALLDLHTQLGRVDNHLEAYEPPGEPEGAVRVTARTSFGDIVIRRC; encoded by the coding sequence GTGCCCACATTCGACACCCCGACCCCCATCTCGGCCACCGTCGACCTCGTCGTCGGTGACGTCCAGCTCACCGCCACCGACCGCACCGACACGCACGTCGAGGTCCGCCCGAGCAACGCCGCCACCGAAGCCGACGTACGGGCCGCCGAACAGACCCGGGTGGAGTACGCCGACGGCCGGCTCGTCGTCAGGTCGCCCCGGCAGCGCGGGTTCGGGCTGTTCGGCAAGCCCGGCTCGGTCGACGTGACGATCGGGTTGCCCACCGGCTCGCACCTGCACGGCGACGCCTCCGTGGCGGCGTTCCGCGGCAGCGGCCGGCTCGGCAGCTGCCGGGTCCGGATCGCGACCGGCGACATCCAGCTGGAGCAGACCGCCGATGTCGACCTAGACACCTCCGCCGGCGGCGTCCGCGTCGGGCAGGTGACCGGTGCGGCCCGGATCAGCACCGGGTCAGGACGGATCCAGGTGCAGCAGGTCGACGGCGACGCTGTCGTCAGGAACTCCAACGGCGACAGCTGGCTCGGCACGGTCACCGGCGAGGTGCGGGTGAAGGCCGCCAACGGCGAGACCACCGTGGACCGGGCGCACGGTCCGGTCACCGCCACGGCCGCCAACGGCGACATCCGCATCGGCGAGGTCTCGGCGGGCACGGTGTCGGTCCGCACCGCGGCCGGCGGGCTCGACATCGGCGTCCGCTCCGGCACCGCTGCCCTGCTCGACCTGCACACCCAGCTCGGCCGCGTGGACAACCACCTCGAGGCGTACGAACCGCCCGGCGAGCCCGAGGGCGCCGTGCGGGTGACCGCCCGGACCTCCTTCGGCGACATCGTGATCCGCCGCTGCTGA